A stretch of Castanea sativa cultivar Marrone di Chiusa Pesio chromosome 2, ASM4071231v1 DNA encodes these proteins:
- the LOC142624645 gene encoding putative pectinesterase/pectinesterase inhibitor 51, with protein MTLSIIHHRKPTKPIFTFLSKKSSTLLLITMSTLFALSLLSLILFFSLSSASRHHNHHSSPKATPTPTPTRTPSSLIQQICKATRFPDQCVSSLSQSKQLPADPTPLQLLYTSISVSSDNLRTAQSKVKSILESSAGNQNRTTAATNCLEVLDNAQYRISITTDVALPQGNLKNARAWMSSSLLSQYDCWSALKYANDTSLTDETMSFLDSLTHLTSNALSLLFSYDNFGNDTASWVPARTERDGFWEAVGKPGGGFKGGVPRDLKEDVTVSKDGSGSYKTVQEAVNAAPEDGAGKRFVIGIKAGVYEETVRIPLAKKNVVFLGDGIGKTVITGSLNVGQPGISTYNTPTVAVLGDGFMATGLTIQNTAGPDAHQAVAFRSSSDLSVIENCEFLGNQDTLYAQSLRQFYKSCRIQGNVDFIFGNSASFFQDCQILVAPRQVKPEKGSTNAVTAHGRTDPGQSTGFVFQNCLINGTEEYMKLYNSNPKVHKNFLGRPWKEYSRTVFIQCNFEALISPQGWLPWSGDFALKTLYYGESGNSGSGSTTSQRVTWSSQIPAQHIGTYSVENFIQGDQWIPLSK; from the exons atgACCCTCTCAATCATTCATCACAgaaaacccacaaaacccattttcactttcttatcaaaaaaatcatcaacctTACTTCTCATCACTATGTCCACTCTCTTTGCCCTTTCCCTCCTCTCTctcatcctcttcttctctctctcctccgCCTCTcgccaccacaaccaccactcTTCCCCCAaagccacacccacacccacacccacacgcACACCCAGTTCTTTGATTCAACAAATCTGTAAAGCCACTCGCTTCCCCGATCAATGCGTGAGCTCCTTATCCCAATCCAAACAACTCCCTGCAGATCCAACACCTCTCCAGCTCCTCTACACATCCATCTCTGTCTCCTCTGATAATCTGCGTACAGCCCAATCAAAGGTGAAGTCCATCCTAGAGTCTTCCGCAGGGAACCAAAACCGCACAACCGCCGCGACCAACTGTCTTGAAGTTCTCGACAATGCACAGTACCGGATCTCTATCACCACCGATGTCGCCCTCCCACAAGGCAACCTCAAAAACGCTAGAGCTTGGATGAgctcttctcttctctcccaATACGATTGCTGGTCAGCTCTCAAGTACGCAAACGACACGAGCTTGACGGACGAGACGATGTCGTTTTTGGACTCGTTAACCCACTTGACGAGCAACGCGCTGAGCCTGTTGTTTTCGTACGATAATTTCGGAAACGACACCGCTTCGTGGGTTCCAGCGAGGACCGAGCGTGATGGGTTTTGGGAGGCGGTGGGGAAGCCCGGGGGTGGGTTCAAAGGTGGGGTTCCGAGGGACTTGAAGGAGGACGTGACGGTGAGTAAGGACGGAAGTGGGTCTTATAAGACGGTGCAGGAGGCGGTGAACGCAGCGCCCGAGGACGGTGCTGGGAAGAGGTTTGTGATAGGAATAAAGGCAGGGGTGTATGAAGAGACGGTCAGAATTCCGTTGGCCAAGAAGAATGTCGTGTTTTTGGGGGATGGCATTGGTAAAACGGTCATTACCGGCTCCTTGAATGTGGGCCAGCCTGGGATTTCCACCTACAATACGCCTACCGTTG CTGTTCTTGGCGATGGATTCATGGCCACTGGTCTCACAATCCAGAACACAGCCGGTCCTGATGCCCACCAAGCAGTAGCCTTCAGATCAAGCAGTGATTTATCTGTCATTGAAAACTGTGAATTCCTAGGCAATCAAGATACTCTCTATGCTCAGTCACTGCGCCAGTTCTACAAATCATGCCGGATTCAAGGCAAtgtggattttatttttggaaactCGGCGTCTTTTTTCCAGGACTGCCAGATCTTAGTTGCTCCTCGGCAAGTTAAACCAGAAAAAGGCTCGACCAATGCCGTCACTGCACATGGCAGAACAGATCCTGGCCAATCAACaggttttgtttttcaaaattgtttgaTTAATGGCACCGAGGAATATATGAAATTGTACAATAGCAATCCCAAAGTACACAAGAATTTCTTGGGGAGGCCATGGAAGGAGTACTCCAGGACAGTTTTCATACAGTGCAACTTTGAAGCTCTTATTTCACCACAAGGCTGGCTGCCATGGAGTGGCGATTTTGCGTTGAAAACGCTTTATTATGGGGAATCTGGGAATTCCGGATCAGGTTCAACTACGTCCCAGAGGGTAACTTGGAGTAGTCAGATCCCTGCACAACACATTGGCACATATTCAGTTGAGAATTTCATTCAAGGAGATCAGTGGATTCCACTATCCAAATAA